The proteins below come from a single Neospora caninum Liverpool complete genome, chromosome IX genomic window:
- a CDS encoding predicted hydrolases or acyltransferases,related, with protein MASSGFSPSLLKSMSSVDASNGAMNGEACGRGPCMRGVLAQPCRGHPNVLLFASYADGNECALVFIAGLTDGMMSCPWIPQLAQAIDRVGFATIQVNLSSSFGSCGMSSLQQDARELEVVVRYLRKEMRMKKVVLAGHSTGAQDIVSYLRHVNASPSPETKIDGAVLISGISDREAFSLMNGVVGKHLVEEALRLVEKGEPDGVLAERVMGCHFTAKRLLSLTQRLGDDDMFSTDLTDEELTHILAPLDVPCLFIYGEQDEYVPDMQRLRKFADLMITVVKKRAPQAGVVFLPGNHAFAADSDSNAMISAVCKFLEGFAA; from the exons ATGGCTTCTTCAGGGTTCTCCCCGTCGCTGCTTAAATCGATGTCTTCTGTCGACGCTTCAAACGGAGCGATGAATGGCGAAGCCTGTGGGCGAGGCCCCTGCATGCGAGGCGTGCTGGCACAGCCTTGCCGAGGACACCCGAatgtccttctctttgcaTCTTATGCTGACGGGAACGAGTGCGCTTTGGTCTTCATTGCTGGGCTTACCGACG GAATGATGTCGTGCCCATGGATACCTCAGCTCGCCCAGGCCATCGACCGCGTTGGCTTCGCCACCATCCAG GTCAACttgtcctcttccttcggaTCGTGTGGAATGTCATCTCTTCAACAGGACGCCCGGGAACTGGAAGTCGTC GTCCGCTACTTGCGGAAGGAAATGCGAATGAAAAAGGTTGTGCTGGCCGGCCATTCGACAGGAGCGCAGGACATTGTGAGCTACCTGCGTCACGTGAACGCCTCCCCCAGTCCGGAGACGAAGATCGACGGCGCAGTTCTGATTTCGGGCAtcagcgacagagaggcttTT TCGCTGATGAACGGCGTGGTGGGGAAGCACCTTGTGGAGGAGGCCCTGCGACTCGTGGAAAAGGGAGAACCCGACGGCGTCTTGGCAGAGCGCGTCATGGGATGCCACTTCACTGCCAAGAG GCTCCTGAGCTTGACGCAGCGCCTTGGCGACGACGACATGTTCTCCACAGATCTTACCGACGAGGAATTAACGCACATTCTCGCGCCCCTCGACGTCCCGTGCCTCTTCATCTACGG GGAACAGGATGAGTACGTTCCTGACATGCAAAGGCTGCGAAAGTTCGCCGACCTCATGATCACAGTCGTGAAAAA GCGAGCTCCCCAGGCAGGTGTCGTTTTCCTACCAG GAAACCACGCGTTCGCGGCAGACAGTGACTCCAACGCAATGATTTCCGCGGTTTGCAAGTTCCTCGAGGGCTTTGCTGCCTAG